CAGAAGGGCTGTTGCTCGGCGCAACATCCGGCTTGAGGCCTTGCCGGCAATCCCGACAAGATCGCTGACGCAATCAATGCGGGCGGCAAGACGGGCCAAAGCGCGTTCGGAATGCTCCGCGGCGACCGCGAGGGCCTGGCGCGCTTTGCGCAGCGCGCCCCGATAGCGCCGCAAAGCCGCATCTGCGGCCTTCTTCTCGGCGCGCGCCTGCCTGACCGATTCATCGAGTTCGGCATATCGGACGATCAGAATTCGCAGGTCAATCCCGCATCCGTCCGTGATCTCGCCTTCGCCGTTGCGTATGGGATAGCGCTTGTAGTTCCCGCTGTCCTGCATGGTGATAAGGCCGGCGTCGAACAGGCGCGACAACATGCGGCTGACGCGACCGACCGACCGGCCGATTTCAAACGCCAGTTGTTGGTTGGACTTAAACACGATCGGACGGCCCGATTTGTCGAATGTATCGGCCTGAGCCGTGTTGATCAGAGCTACCAGCAAATGGCTTTCGGTTCCATTGATCAGGCCAATGCACGGAAGGCTTTGAACAAGTACGGCCAATTGGGCGCGCGTAATCGTCCCGACTCGTGCCGACTCTGCCAGCCGGCAGAAGTGGGCACGCCGCGGCGTTATCCGGCGGCCGTTTAGCCGCTGATTCGTTTGGGTATTCCCCATTCCTTGTCTCCATCTTGAGACCAGGGAAAGCTTCGCCGTTCACCGAAAAGGTGCTTTCATTATTGACAGGGAAGGGAGGGTCTGCGAGAAGTGACTTGGCTAATTTATCGACTCACAGACCGCTTCCGGATTTCTTCGGGAGCGGTTCTTCTTTTCTGGTCGGTGTGTCTTCTCCGTAAATATGGTCAGAATGTCAGCTCCGGAATCGCGCTGATTCCGCTGATTGGGAAACATAGCGCCATAAAGCATAATGGCGCAACAACGTGCTACACGCATAATCGCTTAAGGTGCACGTCTGTAGCGGCAATGTATTGGTTTTTCAGGGTTTCGCGCTTAGTGCCGACACAGAACAGGCTGCCTCTGGCATATCATGTTGCAGCAAAATGGTGCAGGATACGACCGATTCGAGGAATCGGAGGGCTTCGGTGATTCCTACCAGCCTAGATCGGTCTGGCCGAAATCATCGCCCTTGTAAGCAATCCGCATGCGGTAAGCCTTGGCGCAGGCATAGGTGAAGCAATCACCCATATTCAGCTTTGCCGGATGATTCACAATTTTTCCAAACTGCTGAGCGGCATCGAGAGCTTTGCTACCTACATCGCCGGAAATCATTGCCTCTCGCGCTTCCAGATCGGCAACAAATTGATCGACCAGGCGGCGGGCGATCTCCATCATTTCGGCGGTGGCGGGCTTGTCCTTGCCGGTTGCCTCGGCCAACCTGCGCGTCAGCGACAGGGTGGCCTCCATACGGACTACGGCTGACATGTAATAAGGACCGCCGTCCCGCTCTAACCGGCCCATGAGTTCGGCGGCGTCTTGCTCCTGGGCGAGGATCGCGACGACGACTGAGGCATCAACGAACAGCATTCAGTCTTCGCCCCACATTTCATCTGTTTCGCGTTTATGGTCGCCGGGAGCGAACGGGCCAGCTTCGCGGGCCATGGCGAGGGACTTGGCAAGCCGCTCGCGCATTGGCAGACTACCTCTGTGGTTGGCGATCTCGTGCTTGAGCGCGGCTTTGACCGCCTCAACCTTGCTGGATTTCGTGAGACCGATAAGCTCCTCGGTGAGCCTGTCCACCTCGGGATCCTTGATGTAGAGCGGCATGGCGGCATATCCTTTCGAGGATATTATCATATCCTCTTTTTTATATCCTCATCAACACAAATACGAAATCGCGCCATCCGACTCCGGGCGGGAAGGGGAGTTTGAGGGGAGGGGGATTCGGGCCTCCCCTCAAGATGATCGCGGGCAGGTCGATCCTGCCCGCGATCATCGGTGCGCTCCAACAGCGGGAGGGCCGATCACGCGGGTAACGTGACCGGCCCAGCGGACTGAATTACTCAGCCGCTTGGGGGAACTGCTCGTGTTCGGCGGAGCTTTTGCCTTCGTCGGTCTGTTCGGGTGAGGATATCCGAACAGGAGCCGGTAGCCAGCCGCTTCCGGTAACAAGGCGGTCCGCGATCGTCACCGCCTCGGACTTCTTGGTCGCGGCTCTCACCGACAGTTCCGCTTCACTGCCTTTCGCCTCGGCCACCGTAAGTTCAATGGTCGTCCGGTTGACGTGCTTGAAATAGCTGTCGCCGGTCGTCTCGAACCAATCTGGCATATGCACCTTGAGCGCGTGGCCAAGCTGGTTCGCCTGCTCGATGCCTTTTTTCCGGTCCGTGAACTTCTTTTCCACCGCATTGACCGCGTGCGCCGCGCCGAACGCAAGCAGCGCAAGCACGCTGTCCTGCGGCTGCTCCAAGAGCCAGTCGAACAGATCGGCAGGATTGCCGGGCAGGTGATGGCCATAGTTGTCCGCAAGGTCATTGAAGGCGGCCAGCCCCTTGCAGCTTTCGGCGTCCTTGATCGACGGCTCCAAGCGCTCGTGTGTCAGCGACAATTGAAGGGCGCTCTGCTCCGTATTGTACGGGTAGGCCACGCGCAACAGCATCGCATGAACGACGGCAACAAGGGCGACCTCCGGGTTGTTCGCCAGTTCGATGCGCAGCGCGGCAGTCTTATGAGCCGTCAGGTCCTCGATCAGAGCCGCCGAATGGCTGATAGAGGGGACTTTAGGAGCTTGTGTGCCCTTGCCGCTCGGCTGGCCATCGCCCTCATCATCCCCGTCCTCCGTCTCGGCGCCTTCATTCGGCTTTACGAAACCGCGCTCGATGGCAAGCCGACCGTAATAATCGAGGAAAACGAAGGCTCCTGCCTGTTCCAATGCCTCTGGGCTGTAGCCTTCGGTCCGGGCATTGAACGCGTCGATCCGTTTTTCGACCTCTGCCAGCTTTGTCTCTGCCTCGTCGTCGGCTACGCCGTTTTCGATCAACTCGGCAAGCTCCTCATATTCGGTCTGTGCGCCATCAAGAGCGGCCTGATCTTCCTCCGAAAGAGCAATCGCCTCCGGATAGTGGCGCTTCAAGGCATGATAGCCAGCGGGGGCCGTTGCGGAGCACTCCACCCATTGCCAGCCTTCGGCGCGAACGTTCGAGGCGGACGCCTCGAGCTTCTCCGCCACGAGTTTTTCGATCAAGGCGGCGTCCGTCGCATATCCGGCGTTACGGTCATCGAACAGATCGCGTTTGACCGCTCCACCTGCTTGCTCGTAAGCCGCCAGCCCGCCGATAAATTGCACGCGCTTATCCGTGGCGGCAATCATTTCCTCGGTGAGCGCTCGCCGGATCGATTGCGCATCGCGGTTCCAAGAGGGAAGCGCGTTCCAAACCGCCACCTGCCTTTCGTGATCATCGCTGACTGTAAAGGCCGATAGCTGCGCAAAGTTCATGTCCTCATCACGGTAAAGCTGCAACAGCACCGGGGACACGCGGGCGAGCGCCAGCCGCTTGCGAACGACCATTTCGGTCGTGCCGAAACGGGCCGCGATATCGGCAACATCCTTGCCTTGCTTGGCAAGCCCATCGAATGCCTCGTACTGATCGAGCGGGTGCATGTCCTCGCGCAAGATGTTCTCGGCAAGGCTGATTTCCGTGGCGATCTCGCCTTCGCGCTCCTTGCACTCGACGGGGAAATCCTTGGCTATCTCCCCCGCCTTAGCCAGCAGATTGAGTGCGGCAAGGCGTCGGCCGCCCGCCGTCACGAAATAGCGGCCCTTCTTGTCGCCCTTGCGAACAACGAGGTTCTGCAACAGCCGGTAGCCGTCTTCTCGAATGTTGGCGGCCAGCGCCTCGACGCCCTCGGCGCTGTAGGTCTTGCGAACGTTCTTCGGATCGGCGTCCAGCTTGTTCAATGCGATGGTGATGATCTCGGTCATGATACTTCCCTTTCCCTTTTTCCCGCGAAGCGGTCTCGTGCCCGAAGGGGCAGGAGCCCCGCTCCTGCTCCCCGAGCTCGTGCGGAACAGCGGGGGAGAGGGGGGCAAGGGGACAAATCGGAGGGGGATCGCCCGCCCGAAGGGGCGACGCAAAATCCGCGGATGCGGATCCGCGTCGATCCTGCACGAAGCGAGCCCGGCGAGCGGAGGAAGGACGGGGAGGCCGATTTTCCCCTTGCAGGGGAGAGGGGGCCGAGCGCCCTTTCCCCACTGAAGGAAACAATGAGCATACCAGGCGAAGGCGGCGCAGCGGCCGAAGCCAGTTCGCGCACCGCTTGACCGGTTAAAGGGCAGCCGCAGGAGGTTTAGCATAGCGCCGACCGAAGGACGGAAACCGGGACCGACTGCCCCCGGCAAGCGGTTCCATGTAGTATCGGCCGGAGACCGCCCGTTCGCCGTCGCCGCTCCGAGTATGTAGCGCTCCGCGTCGCCGGCGAACTCCGCTGGCAAAAGTGAGATTGCGCGTGAGGGTGGCATCCGGCTATCGTGCTGACAGAGAAATCAGCAACGGATGGTTGGATGAACAGCCTTCGGGACCAGGTGCTCGAACGCGGCTATGCCCTGATGCCGGCTTGGCGGCCGGAGCGATCGGCTGGCGATGTGGCCGCGTCGTTCGGCGAGCCGTTGTCGCTTGGCGACGGCGATCCCGTGCACACCCTGACGCCGGCCGCGAAAGAAGCCTCGACGCCAAACTCCTATAGCGGGCTCTATGGGCTCCAGGGCTTTCCGTTTCATACCGACATGGCGCACTGGCGCGCGCCGCCGCGCTACCTAATGCTGCGCTGTGTCGTCGGCTTCAGGGAAGTGCCGACAATGCTGATTGACGGGGCCGAGCTGGCCCGTAGCGTCGGACTTGACCTTCTCGCACGGGCGATCGTCCGGCCGCGCCGTCCGGTCCAGGGAAAACTTCCGCTGCTGCGAATATATCAGCCGGTGGAAGAGGGTGCCATCCTGAGATGGGATGAGGTATTTATACAGCCCGCCAGCAAAGCCGGCGAGGAGGGCTCCGCGCAATTCCGGGAGGCGATGCGTCTCCGAGTGTGCCAGCCGATCGCGCTCGCGACGCGAGGCGATACATTGGTCATTGATAACTGGCGCATGCTCCATGCCCGAGCGCTGGTCCCGTCCGGTTGCGAGGGACGCAGGCTTGAGCGCGTGTATTTGGGGAGGCTGCATTGAAGAAGACGATTGAGCCGGGGCCGACGCCTGATAACTGGGATGCCGAAGCGTTGTTCGCGAAAGCGCTACGCTATGCCGAACGGATGGCGGACTCTGCCGACGGATGGGAGCAGGCGCTCTGGTCCAGCCTGGCTCTGGAACTACTGGGCAGGGCCGCCCTGTCAAATGTCAGCCCGGCCTTGCTTGCCGACAATGATAAAAACTGGACTAACCTGTACCATGCGCTCGGGTTTGAGCCAAATGAGGGTAAAACCGCGCCAAAATCGATCACTGTCACGGAAGTGTTCAAGCGGCTGGCCGGGATCTATCCGGAATTATTTGTTTCGGAGAACCATAGCTTCTGTGTGGTGCACACGGGACGGCGCAACAGCGAACTTCATTCAGGCGAAGCGGTGTTTGAGGGAATTGCCAGCTCTTCCTGGCAACCGCAATTCTATGCGGCATGCAAGGCGCTCCTCACGACGATGGGTCTGACGTTAACGGACTTTATCGACGGCTCGGAAGCTGAGGTTGCGGAAAAGCTCATTGCCGCGGAGGCAGACAAGAGCGCGAAGGCGGTTTTGGCCGACGTCGAGGCTCACCGAAAGGAATGGCTCGCCCTGGGCGATGACGAGCGTTCTTCTTTGGTGGAATCGGCAAAGGTATGGGCAATGCGGCAGGTGGGACATCGCGTAACTTGTCCTGCTTGCACGTCGATCGCACTTGTTCAGGGCGAGGCGATTACGCCCGCGGTTGTGAAGCTGGATGCTGAGCAAGGCTTGGTCGTCGAAACGCAGGATTACCTGCCGAGCCAATTCGAGTGCGTGGCGTGCCGCCTGAAAATTCACGGCCTGTCACGCCTTGCTGCGGTTGATAGTAATCTGGCGAACCGTTTCAAGAAGACGAGCACGTATGACGCGGCGGAATACTACGCCAAGGAAGATGACTATCCTGGCTATGAAGAGGACAATAACGAGCGTTTCTGAAGACACCAGGGGCGTCAAGGAGGAACCGCATGAGCATAGTCGATCAGCATGAAGCGCCGTCAATGACAGAGCCTCAGCGCCGCGATGCCATGGCCGACATGACGGCGATCGTGCGTGGCGAAGAACTCGACCTACCGTGGCGACGCATCCGCGTCCTGCTGGACCATAAGCTTGCGATGGTTCAGCATCCCGTGTTGACGCAAGGAAGCTTGACCTCTCTGGGCCTGACGGACAAGGGCTTGCGATTCATTGGCGAGACCTGATCGAAGGTTTATATTGCCATAAGAAAATATTCCTCTTGACGAAGAGCTATTAGCGGGTGTTCTTCTTTTGTTCCAATCGACAGGAGCAAACGTGCGCAAACCGGAGACGATCGAACGCCTCTATCTGGATTTCGATTGTCAACGCCGGAGTAAAATCAGGCCAATGGGCGGAGCAAAACCAGGCCACTTGTGGCGCACGCATGAAACCTCCGGGAGGGCGTAGCCCGAGCGGGGGTCTCATGCGTGCGCGGAGATTTTCTGAAGGGGTTTCAGCCGGCCTTTCGGGCGCGGCTTTGGGCGAGACGATAGCTATCGCCGTTCATCTCCAGGATGTTGACGTGGTGGGTGATGCGATCGAGCAGTGCGCCGGTGAGACGCTCCGATCCCAAGGTTTCTGTCCATTCGTCAAACGGAAGATTGCTGGTGACCAGGGTCGCGCCGCGTTCATAGCGTTGTGAGATCAGCTCGAACAGCAATTCTGCGCCGGTTTTTGAGAGCGGCACAAAGCCCAGCTCATCGATGATGAGAAGCTGGTAGGCTGCCATCTGCTTCTGGAACCGCAGCAGCCGTCGCTCGTCGCGCGCCTCCATCATCTCACTGACCAGGGCGGCGGCCGTGGTGAACCCAACGGACAGGCCCTTCTGGCATGCCGCCAGGCCGAGACCGAGCGCGACATGCGTCTTTCCCGTGCCGCTCGGGCCGAGCGCAATGACGTTCTCCCGCCGTTCGATCCATTCGCAACGCGCCAGTTCCAGCACCTGCATCTTGTTGAGCTTCGGGATGGCGGCGAAGTCGAAGCTGTCGAGGCTTTTTACGACCGGGAACCTGGCCGCCTTGATGCGGCGCTCGACCTTGCGGCGATCCCGTTCGATCATCTCCCTTTCGGCAAGCCGGAAGAGATAGCCGACATGATCGACGCCCTCGGTGGCACATAGCCGGGCCAGCTTCTGGTATTCGCGCTGGAATGTCGGGAGCTTCAGGATCTTGAGGTAATGGACAAGCAGGATCTCAGGTGCTTCGGTGCTCATGCCGCTTCTTCCGCATCCGATGACAGGAGGCGCATGTACGCCTTCGCTGATGTCGTCTCGACCGTCGCCTTCGGCAGGTAGGGGTAGATGGACAGGTCCAGTCGCGGCGGCCGGCGCTCCACCCGGCAAAGGATCAGATGCTTTACAGCGTCGAAGCCGATCGCTCCGAGTTGCAGAGCCTGCTTTACCGCCGCATGCAGATCAGAAAGCTCGAAGCTTTCCAGCAAGCGCAGAACCTGCACATACTCCCGCCGGCCATGCTTTGCCATGCGGCCTTCCATCAACCGCCGCAGAGTGGCGAATTCCTCTGGCAAGTCCCAGCCCTGGAGAGGTGCTGCCTGATCCAGCGCATTGATCTTATGCTCGATCAGCGGCAAGTAATGCACAGGATCGAAGACGACATCTTCTCGTTCCCAGCTCCGCGGATGGCGGGCGACAATCTCACCACGGCAACCGATCACCACTTCGTCGACATAGCCCCGGACCCAAACATCCTGGTGGCCATAGGCAACCGGGACGGAATAGTCGTTGGTCTTGTACCGCACCAGCGACTGAGCCGTGACCTTGGCACTGGTCTGATCGCAGGCATCGAAGGGCGATAGTGGCAACGAACGCATGGCAGCCAGATCGCGCTGCAGCCGTTCTCCGATCGTCTCGCTCTCGCTGCGCAGTCTATCGCGCTGACGCTTGCGGCATTGCTCCTCGAGCCAGATATTGAATGCACCCCATGTCGGAAACTGTGGGATCGGAACCATGAAGTTGCGCCTGGCGTAGCCAACAAGCCCCTCGACATTCCCCTTGTCGTTGCCTTTCCCCGGACGGCCATAGCGATCCCGGATCAGGTAGTGGGACAGGAAGCCGCTGAACAATCCGGCGCGCTTGCGTGTCCCATCGGGCAGGATCTTTGCCACAAGGCAGCGGTCGTTGTCGTAGACGATCGACTGTGGCACCGCCCCGAAGAACGCGAACGCATGGATGTGGCCGTCGACCCAGGCCTCAGAGACCGCCGCCGGATAGGCCCGTACATAGCAGCCATCGCTATGCGGCAGATCCAGCACGAAGAAATGGGCCTTCCGCTCGACACCGCCGATCACCACCATCGCCTCGCCGAAATCGGCCTGCCCATGGCCCGGCGGATGAGCCAGCGGCACGAACACCTCCTGACGGCGCTGATCCCGTTCGCGCATGTAATCCTTGATGATCGTGTAGCCGCCGGTGAAGCCGCGCTCGTCCCGGAGCCGGTCAAACACTCGCTTGGCCGTATGGCGCTGCTTGCGCGGCACCTTCAGATCTTCATCGAGCCAATGATCGATCGTCGAAACAAATGCATCCAGCTTGGGTCGCCGGATCGGCAACTGACGCTGATAGCCGGGCGGTGTCGAATACGACACCATCTTGGAAACGCTGTCGCGAGATATGTTGAAATGCTTCGCAGCCTGACGACGGGTCATCCCTTCCGAGACGGCCAGGCGAACCTTCAGATATAATTCCACGGTGTAGATCCCCTGTCCCTCCTGCTGTCATTTGCAGAAAGGAAATAGGTGGCCGGATTTTACTCCGCCCGCGGCTGGATTATTCCGCCGCTACCGTGGCCGACTTTTGCACCGCCGCTCTCAACTTGGAGGGACCTCAAAAAGCTGTTGACAAAGAATAAGATCACCTACGAACGCGGCAATGAACGAGATGATCTTTTGCGATCATTGCGCTCGCGCGAATACGCGATGAAGCATCATCTCGACTATGAAAATGCCAACATCCATTCGAAAATTTTAGATGCGTTGAAGCAACGCTGCGACAAGCCGGTCACGACATCAATCGATGCTTGGATGGCTGGGCGCAACCATGTTGGAACATTGGCGAATCTCGAATCGCGGCAAGAGAGCCAGTTTGCAGAACTGAAAAGCCTCTGCTTTGCCGGAGACACCGAGTCGTGAGCCCCTCATGTTCCCTCATTTTCGCCCAGCCGGTAGACCTCGGCATTGTCCTGGACCTCCCGCAAGCCTTTGTAGGATCCATGGCGCAACTTGTTATCGGAGGTCCAGGCCCTGTATTCAATCTCCGCAATAAGCGTCGGCTGAATCCATACAACTTTGCGCTTGCCTGAATATGGCACCGGCGGCTGCCTTCGCTTCCACGGCAGCTTGTCCATGGACGTGCGCAACGCGAGCGACGCCCGCTCTTTGAATCCAGTTCCTACGCTGCCCACGTAGCGCAGATCATCGCCTCGATAGGCCGCAAGTTGAAGAGAGCGGAAGCCGCCGAAAGCGCCGACGGAAGGCTCATACCCGACAATGAAGAATGCTTGGCTTTGGACGCATTTGCATTTGATCCAGTCGTCCGTTCTGCCGGATCGATAAACGCTGTCGCGTTTCTTCCCTACGATCCCTTCCAAGCCCAACCTGCAAGCGTGGTCTAGCAGCTCGACAGGATCAGCGTCGATCTCCTCAGAAAGCCGGATCGCGCCTTCCTTCCCCTGCAGCAGGTCTTCGAGCAGATGGCGGCGGGAGCGGTATTCCAGCCCTCGCAGATCGTGGCTGTCGAAATAGATCAGGTCGAAGGCCATCATGGTTGCGGGCGATACGAGGTTGCCGCTCCGTCGGCCGACCGCACCCAGGCTGGATTGCAACAAGTTGAAATCCGAGCGGCCTTGTTCATCGAATAGGCAGGCCTCGCCATCCAAAATCATTGACGCAGGTCCCAGTTCTCGAGCCGCGTCAACAATTGAGGGAAATCGATGCGACCAGTCGTATCCGCCTCTGGTTAGAACACGGATCCGACCGGTCTCGACGTGGACGCGAATTCGATACCCGTCCCATTTGATTTCCCAGTTATAACCTGTTGCCGGTGGGCGTTGCTTCAGCAAAGCCAGGGCGGGTTCCACGCGATCCGGCATGCGATCGTAGGGCAGGGCGGGTTGCGCCGGGTTCCGTTTCCGGACACGGCGACTTTGAAGTTGGCCGCTCTCATCGGTGAGGAGCGGTTTCGAGCGAGGCGGACGCGTGCCTTTTGCCATGCTCTCTATTTCAACAGCATTTGCTTAAAAGTATCCATATGAAAGTCGCCGTTAGCCGCGGCCTAAACGGACGCGGAACGCCCAGATCATGTTCGTCGGCCCTTATCAGGACTCGATAGAAACCGCTTCAGGCTCAAACCGGCCAACAAGATGTAGGGCGGCATGGCGAGCGAATAGTGCCCGCAGTTTAATTCCAAAATGTTTGGCGTAGCTCCGGCGTCCTTCAGCCTCTGCATGAATCTCTCCGACAGCTCTGGCAGCACCACTTTATCTCTCTTCGCCATCACAACGTGAAGATCGAGATCCGGCCGCGCAAGACGATGCGCATAATTCTCTAAATTAAGCGGCCCCCAGGCCCTTCGGAGGTCGGTCAGATCAATCTCAGGCTCAAGGCTGTCGCGTATCGCTCGTGTCGCGCGACCCGTCCAAACCATATCGGCTAGACTCCCTGCCGTCAGAAATAGCGCCGCTTTTGACACAGCAGTGTCATGTGCTGCGATCAATCCAGCGACCCAGGAACCCAGGCTCATGCCGAGAACCGAAATTTCTCGATAGCCTTCGCGCTTTAACCAACGAATGAGCTTTCGACCATCCAATACTGCCTGCCTTACGGATTGGATCGTTCGACCAAGGTTGGCGCTAAGCATATAATCGGCGTGCACGGAGCCTGGCCGGCTGCGCTCGAAGTGATAGGGCATAGCAATCTCGATGACCGTGATGCCGCGCTTCGAGAAAAAGCTGGCGATCTGGCGATTTCGGGAGCTGGCATTCCAGTGGTGAAAAATCACCAATGCCCGATCGAAGGACCCGCTATCTGCGATTTTTGCCCAGACGATGTTGTTCTCTTCAACGTCCGTGGAAATGTCCGATGGAAATTTAAGCCATTCGCCTTGTCTTTCGAAACCCCGATCGCTCCGACTCGGCTCATCGTAGAAGGCCGGATTAGCCACGGCCTGGTCAGCAAGAACACAAAACTCCTCGAGACTTGTTATCTTCTCCGCACCCGGAAGGGCGCGTTCCGCGTCAAGGGCGAGGGCCGTTCTTCCTTTCCCTTCTTCGCCGCGCCGCGCCCGCCGCTCGTCCCAACGATCAAGCCAACTATGATACACTCTGATTTCCTACCTCACTCGTTCGCCATGCCCAAACGCTGGGTCAAAGAGGCCATATATCGCGGGGAGCACTCCGATACCTAAAAGGATCGAAAAGCCAGCGAATGCGCCGATCAGGAGATAGGCCGCAACGAGCAGGCCCACGACCGCCGACATCTTCCACAAAAGCATACGGTATCGACGTCCGACACTTAAACGGATGGAAGCAACGAGGAAGACAACACAGGTCGAAATAGCGACAAGAAGGCTGCTGTAGTGTGTCGGCATTCTATAACTGAACCCGTTGCTAACATCTTTATGCACATACAAGGCTGATGACATATCGCCGACCAACCAATCCACGATGTTCTCTCCGTTCGATGTCAGGTAAGAGCTTTGGGCCTTCATGCATATGGCGACTAGAACACCCAGCACAGTGCACCGAAAAATTCCGCGCATCACCCTGAGACCAAGTTGATCGAGCTCGTGTCGATGCTCCACCTCCGGCCGGGCCTTCGATGCTTCCCCAATTTTCCAGAGATCATGGACAATCGTGTGAAGCAAAATGAGACCTGCGAAGAACAGATAAAAGCATAGGCACATGTATAGATATGCGAGAGCCGTGAACACGATCGACATTGGCACCGATATAACTTCAGGGCGTACAATAGCCAACGTGCCCCAACTCGTCGCGTAGTCATCACCACCGTTCATCAATGGGATCAAGCACACGCCGATCCACTGAAAAAGACCGGCAAACAATACACAAATCAAGAAAACCGCCCAATATGTATACGAAGAAGCTTCGACGTTGCGCGCCCAGGCATTTTCGCTTTCCATCTTGTCGCGCTGGGCCATAAGCTCTAAGCGCGCCTCGTATCTCCAGAAGAGCAACAGCTCTATTACAATCGCAAAAAACAGTGGCAAAAGCACCATAAAGAGGAATGTCCAATTCGGTGCCCAAAGAAACCCAACCTGCTTCACGACGCCATCCGCCCGGACGTACGTGGCGCTGTGAATGCCCGTGATGTATGACAAGAAACCAAGAGCGGTGGCGCCCGCAAATACCGACGCCGGTAAATTTAAGGGAGATCCGCGAGAAAAAAGTGCTTCCGATCTCAGCGCCAAGCCGAAACGCCGGTCCGGCCGCTTGATATCGGTCTCCCGTGCCAACTCAGCTCGCGAGCCAGTCACATCATCGACAGCCGCAGTCAATGGCCCTTCCGGAACACCGGGCGCAACGCTGCTTCTTGCATTCTTAGATTCTCGTCTCCTTGCCGCGAACCGGGATTGCGCATCGCTAAGCTCCATCTGCCATTCACTGGTGGCGACTGGATCATCGCACCCAAAAATCCTTGCCAGCCAGCGAATATTGGCAGTGCTGATGCCCTTCTCGTTCTCTTGAAACCAAAGCTGAACCGTTCGCAGATCTACGCCAGCCCGGTTCGAATCAATCTGTGAAATCGCCTCCGCAAGAAGCTCCGGCGTCCACGGCCCTGCAGGAAAACCATCGCTACCCAATGGTCGACCTGCTCCAGCCGCAGCCAATCGCTTGAATAATTCTTTGAAATCACTTCCGTCGTTCGCCGGAGGAATAAAAAATTTTCCGTTTTTTAACAAAGGCTTACCAGATTCTGTTTCGTTTGGTTTCGTTTGATTTCTTACCCTATCGTGCCTTCGTCCTCAATCAATGCGTTTAAATGCAACGTAGTGGCGCGGACAACTGGTGGACTTTGGGATGTTAAATTCGGAATCGCTTCGGTCCCGTAGTCGGGGATACCTTTCTTCAGGCCTTCGCACGGCTTTGAGTCCGTTAGCGTCCGACGGCATATCTGATGTAGAAATCGTGAGGCCTTCGGATGGGACGGGACACAAAGAAGCGAACAGTGGAGAATCTTCGGTTTCCCTTGGCGACTTGATGGATCGGCATATCGCGGCGCAAATGGCGGCTGCGGAAGCCGTTCGCGTATTGGATGAACGCAGGACAGTTGGTGGGGTTGCGAGCATCGCCGATGCAAAAGGACTGTTGGACG
The genomic region above belongs to Rhizobium leguminosarum and contains:
- a CDS encoding RcgA family putative transporter, with translation MLKNGKFFIPPANDGSDFKELFKRLAAAGAGRPLGSDGFPAGPWTPELLAEAISQIDSNRAGVDLRTVQLWFQENEKGISTANIRWLARIFGCDDPVATSEWQMELSDAQSRFAARRRESKNARSSVAPGVPEGPLTAAVDDVTGSRAELARETDIKRPDRRFGLALRSEALFSRGSPLNLPASVFAGATALGFLSYITGIHSATYVRADGVVKQVGFLWAPNWTFLFMVLLPLFFAIVIELLLFWRYEARLELMAQRDKMESENAWARNVEASSYTYWAVFLICVLFAGLFQWIGVCLIPLMNGGDDYATSWGTLAIVRPEVISVPMSIVFTALAYLYMCLCFYLFFAGLILLHTIVHDLWKIGEASKARPEVEHRHELDQLGLRVMRGIFRCTVLGVLVAICMKAQSSYLTSNGENIVDWLVGDMSSALYVHKDVSNGFSYRMPTHYSSLLVAISTCVVFLVASIRLSVGRRYRMLLWKMSAVVGLLVAAYLLIGAFAGFSILLGIGVLPAIYGLFDPAFGHGERVR
- a CDS encoding alpha/beta hydrolase family protein, whose protein sequence is MYHSWLDRWDERRARRGEEGKGRTALALDAERALPGAEKITSLEEFCVLADQAVANPAFYDEPSRSDRGFERQGEWLKFPSDISTDVEENNIVWAKIADSGSFDRALVIFHHWNASSRNRQIASFFSKRGITVIEIAMPYHFERSRPGSVHADYMLSANLGRTIQSVRQAVLDGRKLIRWLKREGYREISVLGMSLGSWVAGLIAAHDTAVSKAALFLTAGSLADMVWTGRATRAIRDSLEPEIDLTDLRRAWGPLNLENYAHRLARPDLDLHVVMAKRDKVVLPELSERFMQRLKDAGATPNILELNCGHYSLAMPPYILLAGLSLKRFLSSPDKGRRT
- the ligD gene encoding non-homologous end-joining DNA ligase gives rise to the protein MAKGTRPPRSKPLLTDESGQLQSRRVRKRNPAQPALPYDRMPDRVEPALALLKQRPPATGYNWEIKWDGYRIRVHVETGRIRVLTRGGYDWSHRFPSIVDAARELGPASMILDGEACLFDEQGRSDFNLLQSSLGAVGRRSGNLVSPATMMAFDLIYFDSHDLRGLEYRSRRHLLEDLLQGKEGAIRLSEEIDADPVELLDHACRLGLEGIVGKKRDSVYRSGRTDDWIKCKCVQSQAFFIVGYEPSVGAFGGFRSLQLAAYRGDDLRYVGSVGTGFKERASLALRTSMDKLPWKRRQPPVPYSGKRKVVWIQPTLIAEIEYRAWTSDNKLRHGSYKGLREVQDNAEVYRLGENEGT